The Oncorhynchus tshawytscha isolate Ot180627B linkage group LG12, Otsh_v2.0, whole genome shotgun sequence genome includes a window with the following:
- the LOC112263368 gene encoding T-cell receptor gamma chain C region C10.5 isoform X1, whose amino-acid sequence MKYNTVQKPKVTVYSESNHESKVNTLLCLAGDMFPDLVKISWKLEDENGKAVEVPKAEGEQLEQREEGRMTSMIIIDKEKMDRNKYICSVAHEGGPQDVYMLKDKPTEAPRTTVAAPTCLFRNDTQQSQTLHLADESFQSTFSLNLASLVYTVMIMKSMVYCCGLSILLHHRSLGRGPSTCRHIH is encoded by the exons ATGAAAT ACAATACCGTGCAAAAACCCAAAGTGACGGTCTACTCAGAGTCCAACCATGAGTCGAAGGTGAACACCCTGCTATGTCTGGCTGGAGACATGTTTCCAGACTTGGTCAAGATCTCATGGAAGCTGGAGGATGAAAACGGCAAAGCAGTCGAGGTGCCTAAAGCAGAGGGGGAACAGCTGGAGCAGAGGGAGGAAGGACGGATGACCAGTATGATCATCATTGATAAAGAGAAGATGGACAGGAACAAATACATCTGTTCTGTGGCGCATGAAGGGGGCCCTCAAGATGTTTACATGCTAAAAG ATAAACCAACTGAAGCTCCGCGAACCACCGTGGCTGCACCAACCTGTCTGTTCAGAAATGACACGCAGCAGTCACAGACTCTACATCTTGCCGACG AATCCTTCCAGTCAACATTTAGTCTGAACCTGGCCTCTCTGGTTTACACAGTGATGATAATGAAGAGCATGGTGTACTGCTGTGGGCTCTCTATCCTGCTGCACCACAGGAGCTTGGGAAGAGGACCCAGCACCTGTAGACACATTCATTGA
- the LOC112263368 gene encoding uncharacterized protein LOC112263368 isoform X2, translated as MFPDLVKISWKLEDENGKAVEVPKAEGEQLEQREEGRMTSMIIIDKEKMDRNKYICSVAHEGGPQDVYMLKDKPTEAPRTTVAAPTCLFRNDTQQSQTLHLADESFQSTFSLNLASLVYTVMIMKSMVYCCGLSILLHHRSLGRGPSTCRHIH; from the exons ATGTTTCCAGACTTGGTCAAGATCTCATGGAAGCTGGAGGATGAAAACGGCAAAGCAGTCGAGGTGCCTAAAGCAGAGGGGGAACAGCTGGAGCAGAGGGAGGAAGGACGGATGACCAGTATGATCATCATTGATAAAGAGAAGATGGACAGGAACAAATACATCTGTTCTGTGGCGCATGAAGGGGGCCCTCAAGATGTTTACATGCTAAAAG ATAAACCAACTGAAGCTCCGCGAACCACCGTGGCTGCACCAACCTGTCTGTTCAGAAATGACACGCAGCAGTCACAGACTCTACATCTTGCCGACG AATCCTTCCAGTCAACATTTAGTCTGAACCTGGCCTCTCTGGTTTACACAGTGATGATAATGAAGAGCATGGTGTACTGCTGTGGGCTCTCTATCCTGCTGCACCACAGGAGCTTGGGAAGAGGACCCAGCACCTGTAGACACATTCATTGA